In the genome of Bacteroidota bacterium, the window GAAAGGAACTATTTCTGGCGAGCACGGCATCGGCTGGGTGCAAAAGAATTACATGGACATTGCTTTTCATCCCAAAGCCATCTTGCTTCAAAAAGAAATAAAAAAACTTTTTGACCCGAATGGGATTATGAATCCGGGAAAGATGTTTGTATAATCATCCAAAAGAGATGATTTTTTTCATGGATAAATATTTACTTTCTTTATCACTGTAATTGTATCTGCAACAGAAGTCGGATTTTCTACATTTACATCAGATTATGAAACGATTGTTTTTTCCTCTGTTGATATTCATCCTGTTTATCTGTAAATTTTCTATTGCAGAAAACACAGACTCGCTTGAAATAGCATTGAGTAATGCAAAAGAGGACACCGTTAAGTTTTACATTCTTGATGAACTCACCTGGGACTTTCTTTATTCAGATATTGAAAAAGCAGAACGATACGGAAAAGACGCGCTTCGTCTGGCTTCAGCGTATGATAACCAGAAAAACCTCGGACAGGCGCATCATAATCTCGCAACCGTATTTCTTCAGCAGAACAAAAATGACAGTGCGCTGTTTCATTTCAAACAGGCAATCCGGATTTTTGAGGAAGCAGGCATGGATGAAAAAACATCGGGTTCATACAACGGTGTGGGAAATGTATATCTCTATCAGGGTATTTTCGAAAAAGCATTGGAGAATTATTTGCAATCACTTCGGCTTCTTGAAAAAGGTAATGGCAAAAAAAATAAAGTCGGGTTGGTTACAGCCAATATCGGCATCGTGTATTACAATCTGAACAATTTCGACAAGGCGATAGAATACTACAACCGCGCATTGCAAATCAGCATTGAAACGGCTGACTCCTCGGGCATGGCAACTTGCTGCAGTAACCTCGGAAATGTTTTTAAAGATAAACTGGAGTATAACAAATCAGAAAACTATTTTAAGAAAGCCATTGCAATTTTCGAAAACCTCGGAGAAACATACGGGCTGGCAAACTGCTACGCAAACATCGGTGCGGTGAAGATGCGCAATAAAAATTATCCTGAAGCAATCGGTTATTACATGCGGGCGATGGATATATACAAAGAACTGAAAAGCGATGATGGAATTGCAACTGTTTATTTCGACCTGGGAGGTATAAATCTTGAAATGAAAAAATACCGCAAAGCAATTGACTATCTGAATCAAAGCATTGACATTGCAAAAAAAATTGGCGCCAAGAACAGGATTATGGAAGGATACAGCGTGCTGCATGAAGTATATTTTGAAATGAATGATTTAAAGAATGCGTACAAATACATGAATTTATTCATGCAGGTGAAGGACACTGTGCTGAACGAGGAAAACTCAAAAAGTATAGCGCGTATGCAAACCATATACGAAACCGAAAAAAAAGAACAAGAACTGGTGGCTAAAAATGCAGAATTAAAAAAGAACCAGTCGGAACTTAAACAAAAAACTATTCAGCGAAATGCAATTTTATTCGGAGGAATAATTTCTCTCGCGCTGATGGTTGTTGTTTACTTCGGATACCGGGAAAAGAAAAAGGCAAACATTGCCATTACGCTTCAGAAAGAAGAAATAGAGCAGAAAAATAAAGACATCACGGACAGTATTAACTACGCGAAGAGAATACAAACAGCTATTCTTCCGTCCAGCCAATTTATCAGAAATTTATTTCCGGAATCGTTTGTCTATTACCAGCCACGTGATATTGTAAGCGGTGATTTTTATTTTTTCGCTGAAGTAGGAAATAAAAAGATTGTAGCCGCATGTGATTGTACCGGGCACGGGGTTCCTGGCGCGTTCATGAGCATGATAGGAAATGATTTCCTTCACCGCATAGTAAATGAACTGCAGATTACCGATACGGCACAAATGCTCAATGAACTGCATAAAAATGTTTTGCAGGCAATGAATCAGGGAGAGAATAACCGGACATCGTATGATGGAATGGACATGGTTGTATTATGTTATGATCCCGGGAAAAAAGAAGTTCAGTATTCTGGCGCAGTCCGCCCGATATATTATTTTGACGTTTCAGGATTTCATGAAGTAAAGGGAGACCGTTATTCCATTGGCGGAGTAGCCGCGAGTTCTTTTGAATTTTCTTCACGCAAAATATCAGTGAGCCATAGCACTTCCTTTTATCTTTTTTCTGATGGGTATGCCGACCAGTTTGGCGGCAGCGATGGAAAAAAATTTATGGCGAAACGATTCAAAGACCTTCTTTTATCTATGCAGAATAAAAAAATGGAAGAACAGGAAAAGGGTTTGGATGAAAAATTACAGGTATGGAAAAAAGAAAGGGAACAGGTGGATGATGTACTTGTAATCGGAATCAGGATTTGAATTTCTTCCACATGCTGATTACTTCTTTCATATCTTCAGGCAAATCAGATTCAAACTCCATAAGCTTTTTTGTAGTGGGATGTTTGAATGAAAGATATTTCGCGTGAAGCGCCTGCCGGGAACAAATCTGAAAACATTTTTCAACCATTCCCTTATATTTTGCGTTGGCTGAACTCTTCAACACTTTATCGCCACCGTAATCAATATCTCCGAAAACCGTATGCCCGATGTGTTTCATGTGTACGCGAATCTGGTGAGTGCGCCCTGTTTCTAATTTGCATTCTACCAGCGAAACATAGCCGAGACTTTCAATGAGTTTGTAATGTGTGATTGCTGCCTTTCCATGATTCCCATCCGGATAAGCAGCCATTTTTTTTCTATCGCTCTGACTTCTGCCGATGTGCACATTCACCGTGCCTTCTTTTTCTTTCGGTTCTCCCCATACAAGCGCCACGTATCTTCTGGAAATATTTCTGTCAAACATGTCCTTAGCCAGTTTAGCAAGAGATAATTCATTTTTTGCTATAATAATTAATCCTGAAGTTTCTTTATCAAGGCGATGAACCAATCCGGGGCGGACAGATGAGTCTTGCCCCTGCCCTAAAGGGAGTACAGGTGATTGCTTTTTGTTTTTTTCGCCCTTTAGGGTCGGGGCTTGGTTTAAGTAATACAGCAACGCGTTCACCAATGTCCCGGTATAATTTCCATAAGCTGGGTGAACCACCATTCCGGCTTTTTTATTTATTACAAGTAAATCATCATCTTCATAAACAATATCAAGCGGAATATTTTCGGGAGTGATATGGATTTCTTTCGGAGGATAGGCGAGAACTATCGTAATAACATCTTCAGGTTTTACTTTGTAACTTGATTTAACAGATTTGCCGTTCACATGGATATTGCCCGCTTCAGCGGCATACTGAACCCTTGTGCGGGTAGAATTTGCAATGTGAGAGAAAAGATATTTGTCAATGCGGACTGGTTCCTGTCCTTTATCAACAACAAATTTTTTATGATCGAATAACTCTTCTTCTTTATGTTCTTCTTCAGTATTCATAGTCATTCGTTTTTATATCTGACCTTCGGTCGCAACCTACGGTTGCCTTCGGAGTCCAACGTGAATAGAAAATATTCTGCTATTCACATCCAACCCTTTCAGGGTTGAACAACTTCATCGTATAATAAAGTTTATAAATTTGCACAAAATATTCCAATCGCCTTTGAATATACTCAGGTGATTAAAAGCGGAAGTAGCTCAGTTGGTAGAGCACTACCTTGCCAAGGTAGATGTCGCGAGTTCGAGCCTCGTCTTCCGCTCTGAAAAGGAAATAAAGGTATAGGGTATAAGGAAGCTCTAAAAACTCAAATAACAAAAAACAAATCTCAAATAATCTCCAATGACCAAAATTCAAAATTCAAAACAATACAAAACAACTCGTTTCTGCTGTTTGTTTGACTATTTGAATTTGGAGTTTGTAATTTATTTGTCATTTGGGATTTGTATTTTTGGATTTTAGAGATGCCTATAAGAAAAATACATTCTCATCTACCCTATACCCTATACCCTAAAACACATGAGCGAAAACCATACTTCCCTTTTTGCTGTTTCTCCAATTGACGGAAGATACCGCGCACAGACCAAAGAACTCTCGGATTATTTTTCTGAATATGCTTTAATAAAGTACCGCCTGTTTGTTGAAGTGGAATATTTCATCGCTCTTTGTGAACTTCCTTTACCTCAACTGAAAGATTTCGGAAAGAAAAATTATGAAAAGCTGAGAAAAGTTTACATGGAATCCTCTCCGAAAGATGCAGAGAAGATTAAAGAGATTGAATCGGCAACAAATCATGATATGAAAGCGGTTGAATATTTCCTCAAGGAAAAGTTTGATGCAATGAAGTTTTCCAAACATAAAGAATTCATTCATTTCGGACTAACTTCTCAGGACATTAACAATACGGCAAATCCGCTTCTCTTCAAAGATGCCGTTAACCATGTGTACATTCCGCTTATTGAAAAAATCACTAACGACCTGAATGCACTGAGCGAAGCGTGGAAAGATATTCCCATGCTCGCACGCACGCACGGGCAGCCCGCATCTCCCACACGATTGGGAAAAGAATTAAAAGTATTTGTAGAACGACTGGCAATTCAAAAGAAACAATTAATTGAAATTCCCTTCTGCGCTAAGTTTGGCGGAGCAACCGGAAATTTTAACGCGCATCATGTAGCGTATCCGAATGTGAAATGGATAAACTTCGCCAACCGGTTTGTGAAGGAAACTCTTGGTTTGCATCGCTCTCAATACACTACTCAGATTGAGCATTACGATAATCTTGCCGCGCAGTTTGACGCCATGAAGCGCATCAACACCATCCTGATTGATTTATGCCGTGATATCTGGCTCTATGTTTCGATGAATTATTTTAAGCAGAAGATTAAGAAAGGAGAAGTGGGTTCATCGGCAATGCCTCATAAAGTAAACCCGATTGATTTTGAAAACGCGGAAGGAAATCTTGGAATTGCGAATGCCATCTTTGAACATTTGTCCGCTAAACTTCCTGTATCAAGACTGCAAAGAGATTTAACCGATTCAACTGTGCTGAGAAACATCGGAGTTCCGTTTGCCCATTCACTCATTTCTTTTAAATCTATTCTGAAAGGATTTGGAAAACTGATTGTGAACAAAGAAGCAATAGAAAAAGATTTGGAAAACAACTGGGCGGTAATTGCTGAAGCCATACAGACAATTTTAAGAAGAGAAGGATATCCCAAACCTTACGAAGCGCTGAAAGAATTCACCCGCACTAATTCCAAATTAGGTAAAAAGGAAATCTCACACTTTATTGATTCTCTTAAAGTGGATAAGAAAGTGAAAGAAGAGTTGAGAAAGATAACTCCGTTTAATTATACGGGCGTTAATTAAAATGGAGCCGATTGTACTTGACATAAAATATTCGCCTGAAGATTTACAAAAAAGCTACGAACTACATTACAAGGTCTATTATCCTGTAAGAAGTAAACTGCTCTTAATTCTCGGCATTCTCCTTATTGTTGTAGGCGGGTTATTATTCTTCATAGATTACATCAGGCAAGAAAGCGAATGGTTGTCTTGGTTTTATATCGTGCTGGGAGGATTGTCTGTTGTTTATCATTTCTGGAAAATAAGCACCATGGGAAAAAAGATGTTCAGGCGAATGCCGGATTTTCAGGCATCACATAATTTCATTATCAATGATGCGGGTGTAAATGGAAAAAGCGCTACCATGTCATCGGAAGTGAAGTGGGAACATTACAAGGAAGCTGTTTTGGCAAGTGAAATGATTCTCCTTTATATAAATCCATTCAGGTTTAATATTTTTCCAAAAAAGTTTTTCAAGAATGGTGAGTTTGAAAAGCTGAAGGAAATAGTAATCAGTAAAGTGAAGCCGATAAGACAACTCAAATAAAAAGGCAGACGTTTTTTTCATCTGCCCTTTGTTTCTAATTTATTACTTGAAATTTATTCTTCTTTCTTCTTCGTCTTTTTTCCTGTTCCGATTTTTCCATCGGAATCTTTCGGCTTCACCACTTTTATAGTTGCTTCTTCCGCTCCTTTTTCATAGTCAATTTCAATGGTGTCGCCTTCAGCAGCGCCTGCATTGATGATTTCTTCCGCAAGAGGGTCTTCAATATATTTCTGAATCGCACGCTTGAGCGGGCGGGCTCCGTATTGAGTATCAAATCCTTTGTCAACTATGAAATCCTTAGCGGCTTCTGTCACTTTGATAGTAAAGTTCAGCGTGCCAACGCGCTTATAAAGTTTATCCAGTTCCACTTCAATAATCTTATGGATGTGCTCCTTGGTGAGTGAATTGAACACCACCACATCATCAATGCGATTCAGAAACTCAGGAGCAAAACTTTTCTTCAGCGCTCCTTCAATCACTCCTTTGGCAAAACCATCAGCAGAAACATTTTTTGCCGCAGTGGCAAAACCAACTCCCTGTCCGAAATCTTTTAACTGGCGTGTGCCGATGTTAGAGGTCATGATGATGATGGCGTTTTTGAAATCTACTTTTCTTCCGAGAGAATCGGTGAGCTGTCCGTCATCCAGCACTTGCAAAAGAAGATTGAACACATCAGGGTGTGCTTTTTCAATTTCATCAAGCAGGATGATGGAGTAGGGCTTGCGCCTTACTTTTTCCGTAAGTTGTCCGCCTTCTTCATAGCCGATATAGCCGGGAGGCGCTCCTATCAAACGAGACACGGCAAACTTCTCCATGTATTCGCTCATGTCAATACGAATCATCGCATCATCGGCATCAAACAAATATTTTGAAAGTTCTTTAGCCAGTTGGGTTTTTCCTACACCGGTTGGTCCAAGGAAAATGAACGAACCGATTGGTTTGTTCGGATCTTTCAGCCCGGCACGATTGCGCTGAATAGCTTTCACTACTTTTTTAATGGCTGCTTCCTGTCCGATAACTTTGTCCTGCAATGCTTCGTTCATATTTACAAGACGTGAACTTTCCTTCTGCGCGATGCGCTGAACCGGAACTCCGGTCATCATAGCCACCACTTCAGCTACATTATCTTCTGTAACCACCTGCCGGTGCGTTTTGGTATCTTCTTCCCAAGCTTTCTTTGCAACTTCTAATTGTTCCAGCAATTGTCTTTCAATATCGCGGAGGCGTGCCGCTTCTTCAAACTTCTGGCTTTTCACCACTTTGCTTTTCTGATCCTTTATTTCTTCCATCTTCTTCTCTATCTCAAGAACATTTTCAGGAACTTTGATGTTGATGATGTGAATTCTTGAACCTGATTCATCCAAGGCATCAATCGCTTTGTCAGGAAGATTTCTGTCAGACATATAGCGCGTAGTAAGATTCACGCACGCTTTAATAGCATCATCTGTATAGGTAACATTATGATGGTCTTCGTATTTTGATTTAATGTTGTGAAGTATCTGAATGGTTTCATCCACAGAAGTAGGTTCAATCATCACGCGCTGAAACCTGCGGTCAAGCGCTCCGTCTTTTTCAATGTACTGGCGATACTCGTCTAAAGTGGTTGCTCCAATGCACTGAATTTCTCCTCTTGCAAGAGCGGGCTTAAACATGTTGGATGCGTCAAGCGAACCGGACGCACCGCCTGCTCCTATAATTGTGTGAATCTCGTCAATGAACAAAATCACATCGGGTGATTTTTCCAATTCATTCATTACCGCTTTCATTCGTTCTTCAAACTGACCGCGATATTTAGTCCCCGCTACCAGTGACGCAAGGTCGAGCATCACAACACGCTTGTTGAATAACACGCGTGATACTTTGCGCTGAGTAATCCGGAGCGCAAGACCTTCTACAATTGCTGATTTACCGACTCCCGGTTCTCCTATGAGAATCGGGTTGTTCTTTTTTCTGCGGCTGA includes:
- the purB gene encoding adenylosuccinate lyase — protein: MSENHTSLFAVSPIDGRYRAQTKELSDYFSEYALIKYRLFVEVEYFIALCELPLPQLKDFGKKNYEKLRKVYMESSPKDAEKIKEIESATNHDMKAVEYFLKEKFDAMKFSKHKEFIHFGLTSQDINNTANPLLFKDAVNHVYIPLIEKITNDLNALSEAWKDIPMLARTHGQPASPTRLGKELKVFVERLAIQKKQLIEIPFCAKFGGATGNFNAHHVAYPNVKWINFANRFVKETLGLHRSQYTTQIEHYDNLAAQFDAMKRINTILIDLCRDIWLYVSMNYFKQKIKKGEVGSSAMPHKVNPIDFENAEGNLGIANAIFEHLSAKLPVSRLQRDLTDSTVLRNIGVPFAHSLISFKSILKGFGKLIVNKEAIEKDLENNWAVIAEAIQTILRREGYPKPYEALKEFTRTNSKLGKKEISHFIDSLKVDKKVKEELRKITPFNYTGVN
- a CDS encoding ATP-dependent Clp protease ATP-binding subunit, with the protein product MEAKFSQRVKDVLSFSREEALRLGHSYIGPEHLLLGMIREGTGKAIKILKDLNINLSDLRKELEISIATPGKKSTFKLQNIQLVKQAERAIKFTHLEARELKSELIGTEHLLLAILKDNDSIATKSLHKFNVDYEVVKEKLETMNPESPLFDPKAEFPTQADDDDDDTSYGSNPKKGGGESRSKTPVLDNFGRDLTKAAEEGRLDPIVGREKEIERVSQILSRRKKNNPILIGEPGVGKSAIVEGLALRITQRKVSRVLFNKRVVMLDLASLVAGTKYRGQFEERMKAVMNELEKSPDVILFIDEIHTIIGAGGASGSLDASNMFKPALARGEIQCIGATTLDEYRQYIEKDGALDRRFQRVMIEPTSVDETIQILHNIKSKYEDHHNVTYTDDAIKACVNLTTRYMSDRNLPDKAIDALDESGSRIHIINIKVPENVLEIEKKMEEIKDQKSKVVKSQKFEEAARLRDIERQLLEQLEVAKKAWEEDTKTHRQVVTEDNVAEVVAMMTGVPVQRIAQKESSRLVNMNEALQDKVIGQEAAIKKVVKAIQRNRAGLKDPNKPIGSFIFLGPTGVGKTQLAKELSKYLFDADDAMIRIDMSEYMEKFAVSRLIGAPPGYIGYEEGGQLTEKVRRKPYSIILLDEIEKAHPDVFNLLLQVLDDGQLTDSLGRKVDFKNAIIIMTSNIGTRQLKDFGQGVGFATAAKNVSADGFAKGVIEGALKKSFAPEFLNRIDDVVVFNSLTKEHIHKIIEVELDKLYKRVGTLNFTIKVTEAAKDFIVDKGFDTQYGARPLKRAIQKYIEDPLAEEIINAGAAEGDTIEIDYEKGAEEATIKVVKPKDSDGKIGTGKKTKKKEE
- a CDS encoding tetratricopeptide repeat protein — translated: MKRLFFPLLIFILFICKFSIAENTDSLEIALSNAKEDTVKFYILDELTWDFLYSDIEKAERYGKDALRLASAYDNQKNLGQAHHNLATVFLQQNKNDSALFHFKQAIRIFEEAGMDEKTSGSYNGVGNVYLYQGIFEKALENYLQSLRLLEKGNGKKNKVGLVTANIGIVYYNLNNFDKAIEYYNRALQISIETADSSGMATCCSNLGNVFKDKLEYNKSENYFKKAIAIFENLGETYGLANCYANIGAVKMRNKNYPEAIGYYMRAMDIYKELKSDDGIATVYFDLGGINLEMKKYRKAIDYLNQSIDIAKKIGAKNRIMEGYSVLHEVYFEMNDLKNAYKYMNLFMQVKDTVLNEENSKSIARMQTIYETEKKEQELVAKNAELKKNQSELKQKTIQRNAILFGGIISLALMVVVYFGYREKKKANIAITLQKEEIEQKNKDITDSINYAKRIQTAILPSSQFIRNLFPESFVYYQPRDIVSGDFYFFAEVGNKKIVAACDCTGHGVPGAFMSMIGNDFLHRIVNELQITDTAQMLNELHKNVLQAMNQGENNRTSYDGMDMVVLCYDPGKKEVQYSGAVRPIYYFDVSGFHEVKGDRYSIGGVAASSFEFSSRKISVSHSTSFYLFSDGYADQFGGSDGKKFMAKRFKDLLLSMQNKKMEEQEKGLDEKLQVWKKEREQVDDVLVIGIRI
- a CDS encoding YcxB family protein, encoding MEPIVLDIKYSPEDLQKSYELHYKVYYPVRSKLLLILGILLIVVGGLLFFIDYIRQESEWLSWFYIVLGGLSVVYHFWKISTMGKKMFRRMPDFQASHNFIINDAGVNGKSATMSSEVKWEHYKEAVLASEMILLYINPFRFNIFPKKFFKNGEFEKLKEIVISKVKPIRQLK
- a CDS encoding RluA family pseudouridine synthase, giving the protein MTMNTEEEHKEEELFDHKKFVVDKGQEPVRIDKYLFSHIANSTRTRVQYAAEAGNIHVNGKSVKSSYKVKPEDVITIVLAYPPKEIHITPENIPLDIVYEDDDLLVINKKAGMVVHPAYGNYTGTLVNALLYYLNQAPTLKGEKNKKQSPVLPLGQGQDSSVRPGLVHRLDKETSGLIIIAKNELSLAKLAKDMFDRNISRRYVALVWGEPKEKEGTVNVHIGRSQSDRKKMAAYPDGNHGKAAITHYKLIESLGYVSLVECKLETGRTHQIRVHMKHIGHTVFGDIDYGGDKVLKSSANAKYKGMVEKCFQICSRQALHAKYLSFKHPTTKKLMEFESDLPEDMKEVISMWKKFKS